From the genome of Ptychodera flava strain L36383 chromosome 20, AS_Pfla_20210202, whole genome shotgun sequence, one region includes:
- the LOC139120768 gene encoding uncharacterized protein — protein sequence MRKRYLRITQLQEHFWRRWTTEYLTALREHHKIHGKTDNDIRIGDVVLVHSDTSRRINWELATVEKLNYGNDGIIRSAGIRTANGHTNRPIIKLYPLEINANTTQQATENNDHVNTTGNQATSSERPPTRTAAAIARCRIQDLNDV from the coding sequence ATGAGGAAACGCTATCTGCGCATTACTCAACTACAGGAACATTTCTGGCGCAGATGGACAACGGAATACTTGACTGCCTTACGTGAACACCACAAAATTCACGGTAAAACGGACAATGACATTCGAATCGGTGATGTTGTGCTTGTACACAGCGACACCTCACGCCGAATCAACTGGGAATTAGCCACCGTAGAAAAGCTAAACTACGGAAACGACGGCATCATTCGTTCTGCAGGAATCAGAACTGCTAATGGACATACAAATCGTCCCATCATCAAGCTGTACCCACTGGAAATCAAcgccaacacaacacaacaagcTACAGAGAACAACGATCACGTAAACACAACAGGTAACCAGGCAACCAGCAGCGAGAGGCCACCGACCAGAACTGCAGCCGCTATCGCCCGTTGCAGAATTCAAGATTTAAACGATGTGTGA
- the LOC139120262 gene encoding monocarboxylate transporter 13-like, whose product MAYSYEDAPPDGGWGWVVVVAGHFSLLLSLGSLTAFGPFVVRLKEYFGSGAGPIGGISGAALFVTLATGPASSALTARFGCRPVVMVGGVIVTIGLVLSSFATEVYQLYLTYGIVSGIGYGIVLTPSMAFFARYFKKHYATANGIGFAGIAVAWIILPMLFLELINAYGWKGAMLIVAGISANICVCAALFRPPPQRRVVDSENSSDEEVLLNMLPSRHVDNPKDQGKCLKLFHELIDVKLFHNYLFLIMLVDYFLLGLGFYPSILFLAARAVDRGIRYQLATALLLIWGVTSVIGRATHGVFIDRGIISSAQGLGGGLMICGLINIFSFPVQNFTGFAILYGIFGLSNGVFHPLTAVVLKDFLGARKLASALGMCNIGLAFGGLLGPPIAGWIFDFTGDYNNCYFYSGAMLCAAGLLLTLVPCIRKKQAARQAKTAYGGDGQQELRSHRVYRL is encoded by the exons ATGGCATACTCTTACGAAGACGCGCCACCGGATGGCGGATGGGGTTGGGTCGTCGTTGTGGCGGGACACTTCTCACTGCTCCTGTCGTTAGGAAGTTTGACGGCATTTGGTCCCTTTGTAGTAAGACTGAAGGAATATTTCGGCAGTGGTGCTGGTCCCATCGGAGGTATCAGCGGCGCAGCCTTGTTCGTTACACTGGCTACAG GTCCGGCTTCCAGTGCGCTGACCGCTCGGTTTGGTTGTCGGCCAGTCGTCATGGTGGGCGGTGTCATAGTCACCATAGGTCTCGTTCTCAGTTCCTTCGCAACAGAGGTCTACCAACTCTACCTGACATACGGAATCGTTTCAG GTATCGGATACGGCATCGTCCTGACGCCCAGCATGGCTTTCTTCGCTCGCTACTTCAAGAAGCATTATGCAACCGCCAATGGAATTGGGTTTGCTGGCATAGCTGTAGCATGGATCATTCTACCAATGCTGTTTCTGGAACTAATCAATGCCTACGGCTGGAAGGGAGCCATGTTGATCGTCGCCGGCATCTCCGCCAATATTTGTGTATGTGCGGCTTTGTTCCGACCTCCGCCACAGAGACGTGTCGTCGACTCTGAGAACAGCAGCGATGAGGAGGTTTTGCTGAATATGTTACCCAGCAGACACGTTGATAATCCGAAAGACCAGGGAAAGTGCCTGAAACTTTTCCATGAATTAATTGACGTGAAACTGTTCCACAACTACTTATTTCTTATCATGTTGGTTGACTACTTTCTGCTAGGACTCGGCTTTTATCCCTCTATATTATTCCTTGCAGCACGCGCAGTGGATCGTGGCATTCGATATCAGCTTGCAACAGCTCTGCTTTTGATCTGGGGTGTGACCAGCGTCATAGGACGTGCGACGCACGGCGTCTTCATTGACCGAGGGATCATATCCTCGGCCCAGGGACTAGGGGGAGGGCTCATGATATGTGGTCTGATCAACATTTTTAGCTTTCCCGTGCAGAACTTCACCGGCTTTGCGATTTTGTATGGCATTTTTGGCTTGTCCAACGGCGTCTTTCACCCACTTACTGCGGTTGTGCTGAAGGACTTTCTGGGAGCTAGGAAATTGGCCTCGGCCCTTGGTATGTGCAATATTGGTTTAGCATTTGGTGGATTGCTTGGGCCTCCAATCGCAG GTTGGATCTTCGACTTCACAGGAGACTACAACAATTGTTACTTCTATTCGGGAGCTATGCTGTGCGCCGCTGGCCTATTGCTGACACTGGTGCCGTGCATCAGGAAAAAACAGGCAGCACGTCAGGCGAAGACCGCTTATGGAGGCGATGGTCAACAAGAATTGCGTTCCCATCGTGTATATAGGTTGTGA
- the LOC139120260 gene encoding monocarboxylate transporter 13-like isoform X1, translating to MSHQQMQEASSTLAFTYEDAPQDGGWGWVVVVAGHFSLLLSLGSLTAFGPFVVRLKEYFGSGAGPIGGISGAALFVTLATGPASSALTARFGCRPVVMVGGVIVTIGLVLSSFATEVYQLYLTYGIISGIGYGIVLTPSMAFFARYFKKHYATANGIGFAGIAVAWIILPMLFLELINAYGWKGAMLIVAGISTNICVCAALFRPPPQRRVVHTTAVENSSGDEEDFDENSVSPSRHVDNPKDQGKCLKLFHELIDVKLFHNYLFLIMLVDYFVIGLGFYPSILFLTALAVDRGIQHQLATALLLICGVTSVIGRATHGVFIDRGIISSAQGLGGGLVVCGLINIFSFPVQNFTGFAILYGIFGLSNGVLHPLTAVVLKDFLGARKLASALGICNIGLAFGGLLGPPVAGWIFDITGDYNNCYFYSGAMLCAAGLLLTLVPCIRKKQAARQAKTAFGDDGQQELRSHRIYRL from the exons ATGTCTCATCAACAGATGCAAGAGGCTAGTAGTACTTTGGCATTCACTTACGAAGACGCGCCACAAGATGGCGGATGGGGTTGGGTCGTCGTTGTGGCGGGACACTTCTCACTGCTCCTGTCGTTAGGAAGTTTGACGGCATTTGGTCCCTTTGTAGTAAGACTGAAGGAATATTTCGGCAGTGGTGCTGGTCCCATCGGAGGTATCAGCGGGGCAGCCTTGTTCGTTACACTGGCTACAG GTCCGGCTTCCAGTGCGCTGACCGCTCGGTTTGGTTGTCGGCCAGTCGTCATGGTGGGCGGTGTCATAGTCACCATAGGTCTCGTTCTCAGTTCCTTCGCAACAGAGGTCTACCAACTCTACCTGACATACGGAATCATTTCAG GTATCGGATACGGCATCGTCCTAACGCCCAGCATGGCTTTCTTCGCTCGCTACTTCAAGAAGCATTATGCAACTGCCAATGGAATTGGGTTTGCTGGCATAGCTGTAGCATGGATCATTCTACCAATGTTGTTTCTGGAACTAATCAATGCCTACGGCTGGAAGGGAGCCATGTTGATCGTCGCCGGCATCTCCACCAACATTTGTGTGTGTGCAGCTTTGTTCCGACCTCCGCCACAGAGACGTGTCGTGCATACGACCGCTGTCGAGAACAGCAGCGGTGATGAGGaagattttgatgaaaacagtGTCTCACCAAGCAGACACGTTGATAATCCGAAAGACCAGGGAAAGTGCCTGAAACTTTTCCATGAATTAATTGACGTGAAACTTTTCCACAACTACTTATTTCTTATCATGTTGGTTGACTACTTTGTGATAGGACTCGGCTTTTATCCGTCTATATTATTCCTTACCGCGCTCGCAGTGGATCGTGGCATTCAACATCAGCTTGCAACAGCTCTGCTTTTGATCTGTGGTGTGACCAGCGTCATAGGACGTGCGACGCACGGCGTCTTCATTGACCGAGGAATCATATCCTCGGCCCAGGGACTAGGGGGAGGGCTCGTGGTGTGTGGTCTGATCAACATTTTTAGCTTTCCCGTGCAGAACTTCACCGGCTTTGCGATTTTGTATGGCATTTTTGGCTTGTCCAACGGCGTCCTTCATCCACTTACTGCGGTTGTGCTGAAGGACTTTCTGGGAGCTAGGAAATTGGCCTCGGCCCTCGGTATTTGCAATATTGGTTTGGCATTTGGCGGACTGCTTGGGCCTCCAGTCGCAG GTTGGATCTTCGACATCACAGGCGACTACAACAATTGTTACTTCTATTCGGGAGCTATGCTGTGCGCCGCTGGCCTATTGCTGACACTGGTGCCGTGCATCAGGAAAAAACAGGCAGCACGTCAGGCGAAGACCGCTTTTGGAGACGATGGTCAACAAGAATTGCGTTCCCATCGTATATACAGGTTGTGA
- the LOC139120769 gene encoding uncharacterized protein, with product MAKTRVAPTKELTLPQLELMAALIGSKLLRFTYDALKDKVNITRRFLWSDNQSVIRWIRSDKKLPLFIANRVKRINEFPCTVKYCPGQDNPADLVTRGISTRDLEKSTLWWEGPDWLKRGDWPVCQLSDNDDTAVFLADSDNSDNANNGHANTAAPPEDNAHSTQIGIQHVVDANRYSSLTKLLRVSAIVLRFVSNLKKPKDRKTGYLTARELQRAENKWIKDVQLEVYRADVYSLLGKTTKTTLARQLALFLDEDNILRCGGRLHNAPLEYAAKFPSLLPTHHRFTELVILAAHKCVLHTGLQTTVTQLRQRHWIPKIRQAVKKLIRKCVRCLKVTGKPYQHPVQAPLQKYRVNEAPTFTITGVDFTGTLYVKSTHNGKETKAYICLFTCAVTRAIHLELVSDLSTASFLRAFRRFAARRSLPSKMISDNATTYLSAAKELRELFDSSHVKQYMANKRVEWSFIPKRAPWFGGFWERMIGLTKNIIKKVLGRAFITFDEMNTIITEIETTLNDRPITYLSSNSDDAISLTPSHMLHGRVLTNVPRPFVDDTEISDPHSEMKMT from the coding sequence ATGGCAAAGACTCGCGTCGCTCCTACGAAGGAACTTACGCTACCGCAATTAGAATTGATGGCCGCACTTATTGGTTCAAAACTTCTCCGTTTCACCTACGATGCGCTGAAAGATAAAGTAAATATCACACGTCGCTTCCTATGGTCGGACAATCAAAGCGTTATTCGCTGGATAAGAAGCGATAAGAAACTACCGCTGTTTATCGCAAATAGAGTAAAGAGAATCAACGAATTTCCATGCACAGTTAAATACTGCCCTGGGCAAGATAATCCAGCCGACCTGGTAACACGTGGAATTTCTACACGCGACTTGGAGAAGTCTACTCTCTGGTGGGAAGGGCCAGATTGGCTCAAACGTGGTGATTGGCCAGTTTGCCAATTATCTGACAACGATGACACCGCTGTGTTTCTCGCAGACTCGGACAATAGTGATAACGCAAATAACGGACATGCAAACACAGCGGCTCCTCCTGAAGACAACGCCCACTCTACTCAAATCGGAATCCAACACGTGGTTGACGCAAATAGATACAGCTCGCTCACTAAACTACTCCGCGTATCCGCTATCGTACTACGCTTCGTATCGAACTTGAAGAAGCCCAAAGATCGCAAAACCGGATATCTTACAGCAAGAGAACTTCAACGCGCCGAAAACAAATGGATAAAAGACGTTCAACTCGAAGTATATCGCGCCGACGTATACTCACTCCTCGGAAAGACTACGAAAACTACGCTCGCTAGACAACTCGCGCTCTTCTTAGATGAAGACAACATTCTTCGTTGTGGTGGCAGGCTACATAACGCGCCGCTCGAATACGCCGCGAAATTCCCTAGTCTGCTTCCAACCCATCATCGGTTTACGGAACTCGTCATCTTAGCCGCGCACAAATGTGTACTACACACCGGACTACAGACAACGGTTACTCAACTCCGTCAACGGCACTGGATCCCCAAGATACGACAAGCTGTGAAGAAATTAATACGCAAATGTGTAAGGTGTTTGAAGGTAACTGGTAAGCCGTATCAACATCCAGTGCAAGCCCCTCTTCAGAAATACCGCGTGAACGAAGCTCCGACGTTCACCATTACCGGTGTGGACTTTACTGGCACGCTCTACGTCAAATCGACTCATAACGGTAAGGAAACAAAGGCTTATATTTGTCTTTTCACTTGTGCTGTAACGCGAGCAATTCACCTCGAACTTGTATCGGACTTATCAACTGCTTCATTCTTACGTGCCTTCCGCCGTTTCGCTGCTCGACGCTCGCTCCCTTCGAAGATGATCTCCGACAACGCTACTACGTATCTCTCTGCGGCTAAAGAACTCCGCGAACTCTTCGACTCATCCCATGTGAAACAATACATGGCTAACAAACGCGTAGAATGGTCCTTTATTCCCAAACGCGCTCCATGGTTTGGTGGATTTTGGGAACGCATGATCGGACTGACAAAGAATATTATCAAGAAAGTATTAGGTCGTGCATTCATAACGTTCGACGAGATGAACACTATAATCACAGAGATAGAAACTACGCTGAACGACCGCCCTATCACCTATCTGTCTTCAAATTCGGATGACGCAATATCGCTCACCCCTTCGCATATGCTCCATGGTCGCGTCCTCACAAACGTGCCACGCCCATTTGTTGACGACACTGAAATTTCGGACCCTCATTCGGAAATGAAGATGACATGA
- the LOC139120260 gene encoding monocarboxylate transporter 13-like isoform X2 yields the protein MQEASSTLAFTYEDAPQDGGWGWVVVVAGHFSLLLSLGSLTAFGPFVVRLKEYFGSGAGPIGGISGAALFVTLATGPASSALTARFGCRPVVMVGGVIVTIGLVLSSFATEVYQLYLTYGIISGIGYGIVLTPSMAFFARYFKKHYATANGIGFAGIAVAWIILPMLFLELINAYGWKGAMLIVAGISTNICVCAALFRPPPQRRVVHTTAVENSSGDEEDFDENSVSPSRHVDNPKDQGKCLKLFHELIDVKLFHNYLFLIMLVDYFVIGLGFYPSILFLTALAVDRGIQHQLATALLLICGVTSVIGRATHGVFIDRGIISSAQGLGGGLVVCGLINIFSFPVQNFTGFAILYGIFGLSNGVLHPLTAVVLKDFLGARKLASALGICNIGLAFGGLLGPPVAGWIFDITGDYNNCYFYSGAMLCAAGLLLTLVPCIRKKQAARQAKTAFGDDGQQELRSHRIYRL from the exons ATGCAAGAGGCTAGTAGTACTTTGGCATTCACTTACGAAGACGCGCCACAAGATGGCGGATGGGGTTGGGTCGTCGTTGTGGCGGGACACTTCTCACTGCTCCTGTCGTTAGGAAGTTTGACGGCATTTGGTCCCTTTGTAGTAAGACTGAAGGAATATTTCGGCAGTGGTGCTGGTCCCATCGGAGGTATCAGCGGGGCAGCCTTGTTCGTTACACTGGCTACAG GTCCGGCTTCCAGTGCGCTGACCGCTCGGTTTGGTTGTCGGCCAGTCGTCATGGTGGGCGGTGTCATAGTCACCATAGGTCTCGTTCTCAGTTCCTTCGCAACAGAGGTCTACCAACTCTACCTGACATACGGAATCATTTCAG GTATCGGATACGGCATCGTCCTAACGCCCAGCATGGCTTTCTTCGCTCGCTACTTCAAGAAGCATTATGCAACTGCCAATGGAATTGGGTTTGCTGGCATAGCTGTAGCATGGATCATTCTACCAATGTTGTTTCTGGAACTAATCAATGCCTACGGCTGGAAGGGAGCCATGTTGATCGTCGCCGGCATCTCCACCAACATTTGTGTGTGTGCAGCTTTGTTCCGACCTCCGCCACAGAGACGTGTCGTGCATACGACCGCTGTCGAGAACAGCAGCGGTGATGAGGaagattttgatgaaaacagtGTCTCACCAAGCAGACACGTTGATAATCCGAAAGACCAGGGAAAGTGCCTGAAACTTTTCCATGAATTAATTGACGTGAAACTTTTCCACAACTACTTATTTCTTATCATGTTGGTTGACTACTTTGTGATAGGACTCGGCTTTTATCCGTCTATATTATTCCTTACCGCGCTCGCAGTGGATCGTGGCATTCAACATCAGCTTGCAACAGCTCTGCTTTTGATCTGTGGTGTGACCAGCGTCATAGGACGTGCGACGCACGGCGTCTTCATTGACCGAGGAATCATATCCTCGGCCCAGGGACTAGGGGGAGGGCTCGTGGTGTGTGGTCTGATCAACATTTTTAGCTTTCCCGTGCAGAACTTCACCGGCTTTGCGATTTTGTATGGCATTTTTGGCTTGTCCAACGGCGTCCTTCATCCACTTACTGCGGTTGTGCTGAAGGACTTTCTGGGAGCTAGGAAATTGGCCTCGGCCCTCGGTATTTGCAATATTGGTTTGGCATTTGGCGGACTGCTTGGGCCTCCAGTCGCAG GTTGGATCTTCGACATCACAGGCGACTACAACAATTGTTACTTCTATTCGGGAGCTATGCTGTGCGCCGCTGGCCTATTGCTGACACTGGTGCCGTGCATCAGGAAAAAACAGGCAGCACGTCAGGCGAAGACCGCTTTTGGAGACGATGGTCAACAAGAATTGCGTTCCCATCGTATATACAGGTTGTGA